Proteins encoded together in one Papaver somniferum cultivar HN1 unplaced genomic scaffold, ASM357369v1 unplaced-scaffold_117, whole genome shotgun sequence window:
- the LOC113329881 gene encoding protein NETWORKED 1A-like isoform X1, whose protein sequence is MASSMLHGESRRLYSWWWDSHISPKNSRWLQDNLTDMDAKVKAMIKLIEIDADSFAKRADMYYKQRPELMKLVEEFYRAYRALAERYNQATGDLRQAQKQMAEAFPDQVPFGMADDSPTGSSVSDGGPHTPEMPHPLRALLDPGDFSLTGKEGLKILNEMFGPEGVSRHAKFGEGKVRKGLKFHDEDADHKSTNGSGDFSNHDGQNDVSELSNESHNVKNRIMSESEEVGQAEIKIQTLTEALAKLEAETEASLLQYRQSLDRLCSLEADVSRAHEDSKGLTERADKAESEVESLKQSLARLEDEKEAGLLQYQHCLDIISNLERKISLADEEAGRLSQRASEAVAEVQFLKQALAKLESEKEAGLVQIQKYLEMISYLEMRVSQAEENVERLNGQASEAENETQRLKEDVAILKSEKEACLVQYNQSLETISNLETRISQAEDDAEVVNGRVTKAEATAQTLKEALSISELDRESSLAQYNQCLGTISDLEIKLRRAEEDALRLSERAEKGESDVQSLNQLVATLQEEKETAALQYLSCLGTISDLENDLIGAQDEVKNLRNEIAKVVSELHGTEKHNLHLENSLSDMNAQVEGLRAKVKVFEGSCLSLQEEKLTLVAEKSSLVSQLEIVMEKVGRLSEKNSLLEVSLSAANVELDGLRNKSNSLEESYRSVDSERAVLLTERDTLLSNLESIQRRLEVLESNYAELEENYSNLKKEKISTIQQVEELRKSLNLEKQEHANFVQSSETRLARLEDQIVHVQEEGCWRKKEFEDEQDKAIKAQVEIFILQRSIQDMEEKNFSLMIECQKYYDASKLSEKVISQLEQESFEQHVEMNSLINQLEILRMGLYEILRSLEVETDRECEDDKLLLQKILQKIDDVGSSLLASQEENQELLFEKFVLETLLGQLRLEAVELESTKDTVDQELKMRSEELTRLQDEKQELLEMNGQLRVEVREGEQRENGLKVEMDHLHTMLSDLQEEHLVLQCEYSSAHEENKSLAKECSETKEKKCLLEEENSVILEELLTLGNLFSISKSHCAEKDAELERLCNNLDQLREVKHKLGMENITIGEKLETVETDKIHLQTSVLKLEDELSGVKNVNSQLRHELLSEKDMVNQKDTELLEAEHKLLAAQSDNVELLRNIEELKKENDMARLVRMELENQNFKQLEENTHQIKEIRSLREAHDKFESDLAKLHEEVNGCKTREAFLSVQLQNEIQAREAEAAEMFSELQISTICSQLFENKVHEAFAANKNLEGESILNQAEIEHLKERLRVLEGESAGLKSNLAAYSPVIVSLRDSVTCLEDHALSQAKSREAGKQLQIQDEEFADSYYEPNGITSPEDHALSQAQSRGGGKQLQIQDEEFAESCDDPNDDQNLLVVDGVSELKELQARVKLLEKALVKMVKLSKQEALAASARLETALKDAEELRSKSSIIREIVQTSGVTVAMHLENEELDNEHGNVNAQKAEAETSKVRNSVSMKDIPLDQMSECSSYDHGFGSHGVSRRENAETDDQMLELWETSDHDYSIDTIVNKPQKMKRVLTRERPAQQQIIAVDEQRSRNPSSEFEVEKELRVDSLAVSKRITVPRQDANKRKILERLSSDSQKLMNLQITIQDLRKKIEKSKKSKKSTKFIEYNNVKEQLQLVEEATMQLVDVNGTLIKNAEQSPLPSDRRGFQEPEETAKLQRRRVSEQAREGSEKVGQLELEMQKIQFILLKLEGENDVKGINVAKKSTGVLLRDYISGGVRGSSQGRKKKIPCCACVKKPSTKDE, encoded by the exons ATGGCGTCGTCTATGTTACATGGTGAATCGAGACGGTTGTATTCCTGGTGGTGGGATAGTCATATTAGCCCAAAGAATTCAAGATGGCTACAGGATAATCTAACAG ATATGGATGCTAAGGTCAAAGCGATGATCAAACTCATAGAAATAGATGCAGATTCGTTTGCAAAGAGGGCTGATATGTATTACAAGCAACGACCTGAACTTATGAAACTGGTCGAGGAATTCTACCGTGCATACCGTGCTTTGGCAGAAAGATATAATCAAGCAACAGGAGATCTTCGGCAAGCTCAAAAGCAAATGGCAGAAGCATTCCCAGACCAAGTTCCCTTTGGGATGGCAGATGATTCACCCACAGGCTCTTCAGTCAGTGATGGGGGTCCTCATACTCCTGAGATGCCACATCCTCTACGTGCATTGCTTGATCCTGGGGACTTCTCCTTAACTGGCAAAGAAGGGTTGAAGATACTCAATGAGATGTTTGGACCAGAAGGAGTCTCTCGTCATGCCAAATTTGGTGAAGGAAAAGTGAGGAAAGGTCTGAAATTTCATGATGAAGATGCAGATCATAAGTCAACTAATGGATCCGGGGATTTCTCGAATCACGATGGGCAAAATGATGTATCTGAGTTGTCAAATGAAAGCCACAACGTCAAGAATCGGATAATGTCTGAATCTGAAGAAGTGGGTCAAGCTGAGATCAAAATTCAGACCCTAACAGAAGCCCTTGCAAAATTAGAAGCCGAAACAGAAGCAAGTCTTCTTCAGTACCGTCAGAGTTTGGATAGGTTATGTAGTTTGGAGGCTGACGTTTCTCGTGCGCATGAGGATTCCAAAGGACTGACTGAGCGAGCAGATAAAGCTGAAAGTGAAGTCGAATCCCTTAAACAGTCTCTTGCTAGattagaagatgaaaaagaagctGGTCTTCTTCAATATCAACATTGTTTGGATATAATATCTAATCTggaaagaaaaatctctctcgcTGATGAGGAAGCTGGAAGACTTAGTCAGCGAGCTTCCGAAGCAGTAGCCGAAGTGCAGTTCTTGAAGCAAGCTCTGGCAAAACtagaatctgaaaaagaagccgGTCTTGTCCAAATCCAGAAATATTTAGAGATGATATCTTATCTGGAGATGAGAGTTTCACAGGCAGAGGAGAATGTGGAGCGACTAAATGGCCAAGCAAGTGAAGCTGAAAATGAAACCCAAAGACTTAAGGAAGACGTTGCTATACTAAAATCCGAGAAAGAAGCTTGTCTTGTACAGTACAATCAGAGTTTGGAAACCATATCTAATCTAGAGACCAGAATTTCTCAGGCGGAAGATGATGCTGAAGTTGTAAATGGGCGAGTTACTAAAGCTGAAGCCACAGCTCAAACCTTGAAGGAAGCTCTTTCGATTTCAGAACTTGATAGAGAATCCAGTCTTGCACAATACAATCAATGTTTGGGGACTATTTCTGATCTAGAGATCAAACTCCGTCGTGCAGAGGAGGATGCTTTAAGACTTAGTGAGAGAGCTGAAAAGGGGGAGAGTGATGTCCAGTCTCTGAATCAACTTGTTGCTACGTTACAGGAAGAGAAAGAAACAGCTGCGCTTCAGTATCTCAGTTGTTTGGGGACAATTTCTGATTTGGAGAATGACCTCATTGGTGCCCAAGATGAAGTCAAAAACCTGAGAAATGAGATAGCTAAGGTAGTTTCAGAGTTACACGGTACTGAAAAGCATAATCTTCATTTAGAGAATTCGCTTTCTGATATGAATGCACAAGTAGAAGGGTTGAGGGCGAAAGTGAAAGTATTCGAGGGGTCGTGTTTGTCTCTTCAGGAAGAAAAACTTACACTTGTTGCTGAGAAGTCCAGCCTAGTTTCTCAGTTGGAGATTGTTATGGAGAAAGTTGGGAGGTTGTCAGAGAAAAACTCTCTACTGGAGGTTTCTCTCTCTGCTGCAAACGTTGAACTCGACGGGTTAAGAAATAAATCAAACAGCTTAGAAGAATCTTACCGATCTGTTGACAGTGAGAGAGCGGTTCTTCTTACTGAAAGAGACACTCTCTTGTCCAATTTAGAAAGTATTCAGAGAAGGCTTGAAGTTCTGGAGAGCAACTACGCAGAACTAGAAGAAAACTACTCAAATCTGAAGAAGGAGAAGATATCCACAATTCAACAAGTAGAGGAACTCCGCAAGTCCTTGAATCTGGAAAAGCAAGAACATGCAAACTTCGTTCAGTCTAGTGAGACCCGGCTAGCTCGTCTGGAAGACCAAATTGTTCACGTGCAAGAAGAAGGCTGTTGGAGAAAGAAAGAATTTGAGGATGAACAAGATAAAGCAATCAAGGCTCAAGTTGAGATCTTTATCCTGCAAAGATCAATCCAAGATATGGAGGAAAAGAATTTCTCTTTGATGATTGAGTGTCAAAAATACTACGACGCATCAAAACTATCAGAGAAAGTAATCTCGCAACTGGAACAGGAGTCGTTTGAACAACATGTGGAAATGAATTCCTTGATAAACCAACTTGAAATTCTGAGAATGGGACTTTATGAAATTTTGAGGTCACTTGAAGTTGAAACAGATCGTGAGTGCGAAGACGATAAGTTGCTTCTACAGAAAATTTTGCAAAAAATTGATGATGTCGGGAGTTCTTTATTGGCAAGCCAGGAGGAGAACCAAGAACTTCTATTCGAGAAGTTCGTTCTTGAAACTTTGTTAGGACAGCTGAGATTAGAGGCAGTAGAACTGGAGTCTACAAAAGATACTGTTGATCAAGAATTGAAGATGAGGTCCGAGGAGCTAACGAGGCTGCAAGACGAGAAACAAGAACTGTTGGAGATGAACGGGCAACTGAGAGTGGAAGTAAGGGAAGGGGAGCAAAGAGAGAATGGACTGAAGGTTGAGATGGACCACCTACATACGATGTTGTCAGATTTGCAAGAAGAACATCTTGTGTTACAGTGTGAATATTCCAGTGCACATGAAGAAAACAAATCGTTAGCAAAGGAATGCTCAGAGACGAAGGAGAAAAAATGCTTGCTAGAGGAAGAGAACAGTGTTATTCTTGAAGAGTTGCTGACTCTAGGTAACCTGTTTTCAATTTCCAAAAGTCATTGTGCTGAGAAGGATGCGGAGTTAGAAAGGCTTTGTAATAATCTTGATCAACTTCGTGAGGTTAAACATAAGCTTGGGATGGAGAATATTACAATTGGAGAAAAACTGGAAACTGTTGAAACAGATAAGATTCATCTCCAGACTTCAGTTTTGAAGTTGGAAGATGAACTGAGTGGAGTCAAGAATGTAAACAGTCAGTTGCGTCATGAGCTTCTGAGTGAAAAGGATATGGTGAATCAGAAGGATACAGAGCTTTTGGAAGCAGAGCACAAGCTCCTAGCTGCACAGAGTGATAATGTAGAGTTGCTTAGAAATATCGAGGAACTGAAGAAGGAAAATGACATGGCTAGGCTGGTAAGAATGGAGTTGGAGAATCAGAATTTTAAGCAACTAGAAGAGAATACTCATCAGATCAAGGAGATTAGATCGCTTCGAGAGGCACACGACAAGTTCGAATCAGATTTGGCTAAATTACATGAAGAGGTTAATGGTTGTAAAACTAGAGAAGCTTTTCTGAGTGTTCAGCTACAAAATGAGATCCAAGCACGTGAAGCCGAGGCCGCAGAGATGTTTAGTGAGCTTCAGATCTCCACAATCTGCTCTCAGCTATTCGAAAATAAAGTACACGAGGCCTTTGCAGCAAATAAGAATCTTGAAGGAGAAAGTATTCTAAATCAAGCAGAAATTGAACACCTTAAAGAAAGGCTTCGTGTTTTAGAGGGCGAAAGTGCAGGACTAAAATCAAATTTAGCTGCATATAGCCCGGTCATTGTTTCTCTGAGGGATAGTGTAACGTGTCTTGAAGATCATGCACTTTCTCAAGCAAAGAGCCGGGAAGCTGGTAAGCAG TTACAGATTCAGGATGAAGAGTTTGCAGATAGCTATTATGAACCGAATGGTATAACTTCTCCTGAAGATCATGCACTTTCTCAAGCACAGAGCCGGGGAGGTGGTAAGCAG TTACAGATTCAGGATGAAGAGTTTGCAGAGAGCTGTGATGACCCGAATGACGACCAAAATTTGTTGGTGGTAGATGGAGTTTCCGAGTTGAAGGAGTTGCAGGCTAGGGTTAAATTATTGGAGAAGGCACTTGTGAAAATGGTGAAGCTCTCAAAGCAGGAAGCCTTAGCTGCCAGTGCTAGACTCGAGACTGCATTGAAAGATGCTGAAGAGCTGAGATCCAAAAGTAGTATTATTCGAGAAATAGTCCAGACGAGTGGGGTTACTGTTGCTATGCACTTGGAAAATGAGGAGCTTGACAATGAACACGGGAATGTCAATGCGCAGAAAGCTGAAGCTGAAACCTCTAAAGTAAGAAATAGTGTTTCAATGAAAGATATCCCACTGGATCAGATGTCGGAATGTTCATCATACGATCACGGATTTGGTTCACACGGAGTAAGCAGGAGAGAAAATGCGGAAACTGATGACCAGATGCTCGAGCTGTGGGAAACCAGCGACCATGATTACAGCATTGATACAATAGTCAATAAACCACAAAAGATGAAACGTGTGTTAACCCGAGAACGTCCCGCTCAGCAGCAAATTATTGCAGTGGATGAGCAGAGAAGTCGAAATCCCTCTTCCGAGTTTGAAGTTGAGAAGGAGCTCCGAGTGGACAGCTTAGCGGTATCCAAGAGAATCACAGTGCCACGTCAAGATGCAAACAAAAGAAAGATCCTGGAAAGACTTTCTTCTGATTCGCAGAAATTGATGAATCTACAGATAACCATCCAAGATTTGCGAAAGAAGATAGAGAAGTCTAAGAAGAGTAAGAAAAGTACAAAGTTTATTGAATACAACAACGTCAAGGAGCAGCTACAGTTAGTGGAGGAAGCAACCATGCAGTTAGTAGACGTCAATGGTACATTGATTAAAAATGCTGAACAGAGTCCTCTTCCCTCTGACCGTAGAGGTTTTCAAGAGCCTGAAGAGACTGCAAAACTTCAAAGACGAAGGGTTTCGGAACAGGCACGAGAAGGGTCTGAAAAGGTTGGACAGTTGGAATTGGAAATGCAGAAGATCCAGTTTATTTTGCTGAAACTTGAAGGCGAAAATGATGTCAAAGGAATAAACGTTGCAAAGAAAAGTACTGGAGTTTTATTGCGCGATTACATCTCTGGTGGTGTTAGAGGTAGTAGCCAggggcgaaagaagaagattcctTGTTGCGCCTGCGTGAAGAAACCTTCAACCAAGGATGAATGA
- the LOC113329881 gene encoding protein NETWORKED 1A-like isoform X2 yields MASSMLHGESRRLYSWWWDSHISPKNSRWLQDNLTDMDAKVKAMIKLIEIDADSFAKRADMYYKQRPELMKLVEEFYRAYRALAERYNQATGDLRQAQKQMAEAFPDQVPFGMADDSPTGSSVSDGGPHTPEMPHPLRALLDPGDFSLTGKEGLKILNEMFGPEGVSRHAKFGEGKVRKGLKFHDEDADHKSTNGSGDFSNHDGQNDVSELSNESHNVKNRIMSESEEVGQAEIKIQTLTEALAKLEAETEASLLQYRQSLDRLCSLEADVSRAHEDSKGLTERADKAESEVESLKQSLARLEDEKEAGLLQYQHCLDIISNLERKISLADEEAGRLSQRASEAVAEVQFLKQALAKLESEKEAGLVQIQKYLEMISYLEMRVSQAEENVERLNGQASEAENETQRLKEDVAILKSEKEACLVQYNQSLETISNLETRISQAEDDAEVVNGRVTKAEATAQTLKEALSISELDRESSLAQYNQCLGTISDLEIKLRRAEEDALRLSERAEKGESDVQSLNQLVATLQEEKETAALQYLSCLGTISDLENDLIGAQDEVKNLRNEIAKVVSELHGTEKHNLHLENSLSDMNAQVEGLRAKVKVFEGSCLSLQEEKLTLVAEKSSLVSQLEIVMEKVGRLSEKNSLLEVSLSAANVELDGLRNKSNSLEESYRSVDSERAVLLTERDTLLSNLESIQRRLEVLESNYAELEENYSNLKKEKISTIQQVEELRKSLNLEKQEHANFVQSSETRLARLEDQIVHVQEEGCWRKKEFEDEQDKAIKAQVEIFILQRSIQDMEEKNFSLMIECQKYYDASKLSEKVISQLEQESFEQHVEMNSLINQLEILRMGLYEILRSLEVETDRECEDDKLLLQKILQKIDDVGSSLLASQEENQELLFEKFVLETLLGQLRLEAVELESTKDTVDQELKMRSEELTRLQDEKQELLEMNGQLRVEVREGEQRENGLKVEMDHLHTMLSDLQEEHLVLQCEYSSAHEENKSLAKECSETKEKKCLLEEENSVILEELLTLGNLFSISKSHCAEKDAELERLCNNLDQLREVKHKLGMENITIGEKLETVETDKIHLQTSVLKLEDELSGVKNVNSQLRHELLSEKDMVNQKDTELLEAEHKLLAAQSDNVELLRNIEELKKENDMARLVRMELENQNFKQLEENTHQIKEIRSLREAHDKFESDLAKLHEEVNGCKTREAFLSVQLQNEIQAREAEAAEMFSELQISTICSQLFENKVHEAFAANKNLEGESILNQAEIEHLKERLRVLEGESAGLKSNLAAYSPVIVSLRDSVTCLEDHALSQAKSREAGKQIQDEEFADSYYEPNGITSPEDHALSQAQSRGGGKQLQIQDEEFAESCDDPNDDQNLLVVDGVSELKELQARVKLLEKALVKMVKLSKQEALAASARLETALKDAEELRSKSSIIREIVQTSGVTVAMHLENEELDNEHGNVNAQKAEAETSKVRNSVSMKDIPLDQMSECSSYDHGFGSHGVSRRENAETDDQMLELWETSDHDYSIDTIVNKPQKMKRVLTRERPAQQQIIAVDEQRSRNPSSEFEVEKELRVDSLAVSKRITVPRQDANKRKILERLSSDSQKLMNLQITIQDLRKKIEKSKKSKKSTKFIEYNNVKEQLQLVEEATMQLVDVNGTLIKNAEQSPLPSDRRGFQEPEETAKLQRRRVSEQAREGSEKVGQLELEMQKIQFILLKLEGENDVKGINVAKKSTGVLLRDYISGGVRGSSQGRKKKIPCCACVKKPSTKDE; encoded by the exons ATGGCGTCGTCTATGTTACATGGTGAATCGAGACGGTTGTATTCCTGGTGGTGGGATAGTCATATTAGCCCAAAGAATTCAAGATGGCTACAGGATAATCTAACAG ATATGGATGCTAAGGTCAAAGCGATGATCAAACTCATAGAAATAGATGCAGATTCGTTTGCAAAGAGGGCTGATATGTATTACAAGCAACGACCTGAACTTATGAAACTGGTCGAGGAATTCTACCGTGCATACCGTGCTTTGGCAGAAAGATATAATCAAGCAACAGGAGATCTTCGGCAAGCTCAAAAGCAAATGGCAGAAGCATTCCCAGACCAAGTTCCCTTTGGGATGGCAGATGATTCACCCACAGGCTCTTCAGTCAGTGATGGGGGTCCTCATACTCCTGAGATGCCACATCCTCTACGTGCATTGCTTGATCCTGGGGACTTCTCCTTAACTGGCAAAGAAGGGTTGAAGATACTCAATGAGATGTTTGGACCAGAAGGAGTCTCTCGTCATGCCAAATTTGGTGAAGGAAAAGTGAGGAAAGGTCTGAAATTTCATGATGAAGATGCAGATCATAAGTCAACTAATGGATCCGGGGATTTCTCGAATCACGATGGGCAAAATGATGTATCTGAGTTGTCAAATGAAAGCCACAACGTCAAGAATCGGATAATGTCTGAATCTGAAGAAGTGGGTCAAGCTGAGATCAAAATTCAGACCCTAACAGAAGCCCTTGCAAAATTAGAAGCCGAAACAGAAGCAAGTCTTCTTCAGTACCGTCAGAGTTTGGATAGGTTATGTAGTTTGGAGGCTGACGTTTCTCGTGCGCATGAGGATTCCAAAGGACTGACTGAGCGAGCAGATAAAGCTGAAAGTGAAGTCGAATCCCTTAAACAGTCTCTTGCTAGattagaagatgaaaaagaagctGGTCTTCTTCAATATCAACATTGTTTGGATATAATATCTAATCTggaaagaaaaatctctctcgcTGATGAGGAAGCTGGAAGACTTAGTCAGCGAGCTTCCGAAGCAGTAGCCGAAGTGCAGTTCTTGAAGCAAGCTCTGGCAAAACtagaatctgaaaaagaagccgGTCTTGTCCAAATCCAGAAATATTTAGAGATGATATCTTATCTGGAGATGAGAGTTTCACAGGCAGAGGAGAATGTGGAGCGACTAAATGGCCAAGCAAGTGAAGCTGAAAATGAAACCCAAAGACTTAAGGAAGACGTTGCTATACTAAAATCCGAGAAAGAAGCTTGTCTTGTACAGTACAATCAGAGTTTGGAAACCATATCTAATCTAGAGACCAGAATTTCTCAGGCGGAAGATGATGCTGAAGTTGTAAATGGGCGAGTTACTAAAGCTGAAGCCACAGCTCAAACCTTGAAGGAAGCTCTTTCGATTTCAGAACTTGATAGAGAATCCAGTCTTGCACAATACAATCAATGTTTGGGGACTATTTCTGATCTAGAGATCAAACTCCGTCGTGCAGAGGAGGATGCTTTAAGACTTAGTGAGAGAGCTGAAAAGGGGGAGAGTGATGTCCAGTCTCTGAATCAACTTGTTGCTACGTTACAGGAAGAGAAAGAAACAGCTGCGCTTCAGTATCTCAGTTGTTTGGGGACAATTTCTGATTTGGAGAATGACCTCATTGGTGCCCAAGATGAAGTCAAAAACCTGAGAAATGAGATAGCTAAGGTAGTTTCAGAGTTACACGGTACTGAAAAGCATAATCTTCATTTAGAGAATTCGCTTTCTGATATGAATGCACAAGTAGAAGGGTTGAGGGCGAAAGTGAAAGTATTCGAGGGGTCGTGTTTGTCTCTTCAGGAAGAAAAACTTACACTTGTTGCTGAGAAGTCCAGCCTAGTTTCTCAGTTGGAGATTGTTATGGAGAAAGTTGGGAGGTTGTCAGAGAAAAACTCTCTACTGGAGGTTTCTCTCTCTGCTGCAAACGTTGAACTCGACGGGTTAAGAAATAAATCAAACAGCTTAGAAGAATCTTACCGATCTGTTGACAGTGAGAGAGCGGTTCTTCTTACTGAAAGAGACACTCTCTTGTCCAATTTAGAAAGTATTCAGAGAAGGCTTGAAGTTCTGGAGAGCAACTACGCAGAACTAGAAGAAAACTACTCAAATCTGAAGAAGGAGAAGATATCCACAATTCAACAAGTAGAGGAACTCCGCAAGTCCTTGAATCTGGAAAAGCAAGAACATGCAAACTTCGTTCAGTCTAGTGAGACCCGGCTAGCTCGTCTGGAAGACCAAATTGTTCACGTGCAAGAAGAAGGCTGTTGGAGAAAGAAAGAATTTGAGGATGAACAAGATAAAGCAATCAAGGCTCAAGTTGAGATCTTTATCCTGCAAAGATCAATCCAAGATATGGAGGAAAAGAATTTCTCTTTGATGATTGAGTGTCAAAAATACTACGACGCATCAAAACTATCAGAGAAAGTAATCTCGCAACTGGAACAGGAGTCGTTTGAACAACATGTGGAAATGAATTCCTTGATAAACCAACTTGAAATTCTGAGAATGGGACTTTATGAAATTTTGAGGTCACTTGAAGTTGAAACAGATCGTGAGTGCGAAGACGATAAGTTGCTTCTACAGAAAATTTTGCAAAAAATTGATGATGTCGGGAGTTCTTTATTGGCAAGCCAGGAGGAGAACCAAGAACTTCTATTCGAGAAGTTCGTTCTTGAAACTTTGTTAGGACAGCTGAGATTAGAGGCAGTAGAACTGGAGTCTACAAAAGATACTGTTGATCAAGAATTGAAGATGAGGTCCGAGGAGCTAACGAGGCTGCAAGACGAGAAACAAGAACTGTTGGAGATGAACGGGCAACTGAGAGTGGAAGTAAGGGAAGGGGAGCAAAGAGAGAATGGACTGAAGGTTGAGATGGACCACCTACATACGATGTTGTCAGATTTGCAAGAAGAACATCTTGTGTTACAGTGTGAATATTCCAGTGCACATGAAGAAAACAAATCGTTAGCAAAGGAATGCTCAGAGACGAAGGAGAAAAAATGCTTGCTAGAGGAAGAGAACAGTGTTATTCTTGAAGAGTTGCTGACTCTAGGTAACCTGTTTTCAATTTCCAAAAGTCATTGTGCTGAGAAGGATGCGGAGTTAGAAAGGCTTTGTAATAATCTTGATCAACTTCGTGAGGTTAAACATAAGCTTGGGATGGAGAATATTACAATTGGAGAAAAACTGGAAACTGTTGAAACAGATAAGATTCATCTCCAGACTTCAGTTTTGAAGTTGGAAGATGAACTGAGTGGAGTCAAGAATGTAAACAGTCAGTTGCGTCATGAGCTTCTGAGTGAAAAGGATATGGTGAATCAGAAGGATACAGAGCTTTTGGAAGCAGAGCACAAGCTCCTAGCTGCACAGAGTGATAATGTAGAGTTGCTTAGAAATATCGAGGAACTGAAGAAGGAAAATGACATGGCTAGGCTGGTAAGAATGGAGTTGGAGAATCAGAATTTTAAGCAACTAGAAGAGAATACTCATCAGATCAAGGAGATTAGATCGCTTCGAGAGGCACACGACAAGTTCGAATCAGATTTGGCTAAATTACATGAAGAGGTTAATGGTTGTAAAACTAGAGAAGCTTTTCTGAGTGTTCAGCTACAAAATGAGATCCAAGCACGTGAAGCCGAGGCCGCAGAGATGTTTAGTGAGCTTCAGATCTCCACAATCTGCTCTCAGCTATTCGAAAATAAAGTACACGAGGCCTTTGCAGCAAATAAGAATCTTGAAGGAGAAAGTATTCTAAATCAAGCAGAAATTGAACACCTTAAAGAAAGGCTTCGTGTTTTAGAGGGCGAAAGTGCAGGACTAAAATCAAATTTAGCTGCATATAGCCCGGTCATTGTTTCTCTGAGGGATAGTGTAACGTGTCTTGAAGATCATGCACTTTCTCAAGCAAAGAGCCGGGAAGCTGGTAAGCAG ATTCAGGATGAAGAGTTTGCAGATAGCTATTATGAACCGAATGGTATAACTTCTCCTGAAGATCATGCACTTTCTCAAGCACAGAGCCGGGGAGGTGGTAAGCAG TTACAGATTCAGGATGAAGAGTTTGCAGAGAGCTGTGATGACCCGAATGACGACCAAAATTTGTTGGTGGTAGATGGAGTTTCCGAGTTGAAGGAGTTGCAGGCTAGGGTTAAATTATTGGAGAAGGCACTTGTGAAAATGGTGAAGCTCTCAAAGCAGGAAGCCTTAGCTGCCAGTGCTAGACTCGAGACTGCATTGAAAGATGCTGAAGAGCTGAGATCCAAAAGTAGTATTATTCGAGAAATAGTCCAGACGAGTGGGGTTACTGTTGCTATGCACTTGGAAAATGAGGAGCTTGACAATGAACACGGGAATGTCAATGCGCAGAAAGCTGAAGCTGAAACCTCTAAAGTAAGAAATAGTGTTTCAATGAAAGATATCCCACTGGATCAGATGTCGGAATGTTCATCATACGATCACGGATTTGGTTCACACGGAGTAAGCAGGAGAGAAAATGCGGAAACTGATGACCAGATGCTCGAGCTGTGGGAAACCAGCGACCATGATTACAGCATTGATACAATAGTCAATAAACCACAAAAGATGAAACGTGTGTTAACCCGAGAACGTCCCGCTCAGCAGCAAATTATTGCAGTGGATGAGCAGAGAAGTCGAAATCCCTCTTCCGAGTTTGAAGTTGAGAAGGAGCTCCGAGTGGACAGCTTAGCGGTATCCAAGAGAATCACAGTGCCACGTCAAGATGCAAACAAAAGAAAGATCCTGGAAAGACTTTCTTCTGATTCGCAGAAATTGATGAATCTACAGATAACCATCCAAGATTTGCGAAAGAAGATAGAGAAGTCTAAGAAGAGTAAGAAAAGTACAAAGTTTATTGAATACAACAACGTCAAGGAGCAGCTACAGTTAGTGGAGGAAGCAACCATGCAGTTAGTAGACGTCAATGGTACATTGATTAAAAATGCTGAACAGAGTCCTCTTCCCTCTGACCGTAGAGGTTTTCAAGAGCCTGAAGAGACTGCAAAACTTCAAAGACGAAGGGTTTCGGAACAGGCACGAGAAGGGTCTGAAAAGGTTGGACAGTTGGAATTGGAAATGCAGAAGATCCAGTTTATTTTGCTGAAACTTGAAGGCGAAAATGATGTCAAAGGAATAAACGTTGCAAAGAAAAGTACTGGAGTTTTATTGCGCGATTACATCTCTGGTGGTGTTAGAGGTAGTAGCCAggggcgaaagaagaagattcctTGTTGCGCCTGCGTGAAGAAACCTTCAACCAAGGATGAATGA